In Lutra lutra chromosome 5, mLutLut1.2, whole genome shotgun sequence, a single genomic region encodes these proteins:
- the GNPDA1 gene encoding glucosamine-6-phosphate isomerase 1 has translation MKLIILDHYSQASEWAAKYIRNRIIQFNPGPDKYFTLGLPTGSTPIGCYKKLIEYYKNGDLSFRYVKTFNMDEYVGLPRDHPESYHSFMWNNFFKHIDILPENTHILDGNAPDLQAECDTFEEKIRAAGGIELFVGGIGPDGHIAFNEPGSSLVSRTRVKTLAMDTILANARFFDGDLTKVPTMALTVGVGTLMDAREVMILITGAHKAFALYKAIEEGVSHMWTVSAFQQHPRTVFVCDEDATLELKVKTVKYFKGLMLVHNKLVDPLYSIKEKETEKNQSSEKPYGD, from the exons ATGAAGCTCATCATCCTGGACCATTATTCTCAGGCCAGCGAGTGGGCAGCCAAATACATCAGGAATCGCATCATCCAGTTTAACCCAGGGCCAGACAAGTATTTCACCCTGGGACTTCCCACTG GGAGCACCCCAATTGGCTGCTACAAGAAGCTCATTGAGTACTATAAGAATGGAGACCTGTCCTTCAGATATGTGAAGACCTTCAACATGGACGAGTATGTGG GCCTTCCTCGAGACCACCCGGAGAGTTACCACTCCTTCATGTGGAACAACTTCTTCAAGCACATTGACATCCTCCCAGAAAACACCCACATTCTGGATGGGAATGCACCTGACCTGCAGGCTGAGTGTGACACCTTTGAAGAGAAGATCAGAGCTGCAGGGGGAATTGAGCTGTTCGTTGGAG GCATCGGCCCTGATGGACACATTGCCTTCAATGAACCGGGCTCCAGTCTGGTGTCCAGAACCCGTGTGAAGACTCTGGCCATGGACACCATCCTGGCCAATGCTAGGTTCTTTGATGGTGATCTCACCAAGGTGCCCACCATGGCCCTGACAGTGGGTGTGGGCACTCTCATGGATGCTAGAGAG GTGATGATCCTCATCACAGGTGCTCACAAGGCCTTTGCCCTATACAAGGCCATCGAGGAGGGAGTGAGCCACATGTGGACCGTATCCGCCTTCCAGCAGCATCCCCGCACAGTGTTTGTGTGTGACGAGGACGCCACCCTGGAGCTGAAAGTGAAAACAGTCAAGTATTTCAAAG gtTTAATGCTTGTTCATAACAAGTTGGTGGACCCCTTGTACAGtatcaaagagaaagaaacagagaaaaaccaGTCTTCCGAGAAACCATACGGTGATTAG